A single window of Plutella xylostella chromosome 25, ilPluXylo3.1, whole genome shotgun sequence DNA harbors:
- the LOC105390686 gene encoding papilin isoform X4, which yields MVIGNFRSLLLAVIVLSNCITWTSSRHHFKHHVLRHRSRHRRQGAGLYLAASYVLPGGEGGGAWGPWGEVSPCSRTCGGGVASQKRICLEIGPDGQPRCAGGDTKYFSCETHDCPAGAADFRSEQCAEYNNVTFRGVTYNWIPYTKAPNPCELNCRPRGERFYYRQARQVVDGTRCNEESFDVCVNGECQPVGCDMMLGSNAKEDKCRECRGNGTNCHTANGRIDNQDLTQGYNDVLLIPQGATNIYIAEVRASNNYLALRSKQYNNYYLNGDYHIDFPRSISIAGALWQYERSQQGFPAPDKLRCLGPTNEPLYLSLLLQDVNVGIEYEYSIPKSIAPPPNQQYNWVFDEFTPCSASCGGGIQYRNVTCRSREDLDVVDSSLCDEGLRPATNQTCANHACAARWVEGPWSPCSKPCGEAGTRSRAVYCEKVISNGRGSVVDDSECFNQLGPKPELYQECNKNSACPSWFTGPWKACDKLCGEGKQTRQVVCHQKTNGKVEVFPDKECADEKPPSEQSCMIHPCEGVDWVVSDWVGCDSCLSKERTRQAECATKDRTVVNSTFCSYHPMPVLKEDCDRTKLPPCTVQWYATQWSNCSVECGHGVKVRRIFCGLFDGTAVIKVDDSRCSEEEKYNETTPCEIPDEKCPAKWFGGPWSECTKECGGGEQFRHTMCLKGSLEASDCDPEAVLDSSQACNTQACNKDEIIPVDSKSTPIMDEDYEDEECEEEEEEYPEVGAEESLEGEEDTASSVSDIMFSDSPSTDITEEGSGMESTLFTSSDTETSDEGSAFGSTTELEESLPTSETVSEGSTESVSEGSTEAGESSTTEAGISGSTETLETDVTSSSSDATEVTGESDSTTESSTDVTGATEESGSTEAGGSTEANTGASDSTDQSTTESGSSEASTESASEATSESSTIEESTTEGSTESSTDGASTTDSGSTESSTSASESSDSASSVTTEESSTDFAGTTEDAEITESSGATEASASEGSTETEVTESAITEVTESGATDVTGSEATEETGGSTVTESTEETGSTVTEETGSTVTEETEETGGSTATEETGSTVTEESVATESEGSTVTEETEATSELSSKSTTPWDWYSTVEGTTKHKVCKPRKKKAKCKKSKFGCCPDKRTPAAGPFDEGCPNPKTCKESKYGCCPDGVSPAQGEKNEECPQPPCKETLYGCCKSDNKTPAEGNNEEGCPPPPPKCKSSKYGCCKDGKTEATGPKKKGCPETAPKKGTKGCAASPHGCCSDGKTEATGPNGAGCPCNITEFGCCPDNVSPARGPQMEGCVMSCNTSAYGCCPDGETPAHGPDNEGCCLLYSFGCCPDNYKPAEGPQLQGCGCQYAKFGCCPDNITIAHGTNKEGCGCQYTQHGCCPDRHTEAAGPNYEGCGCHTYQFGCCPDGTTIAKGPNLYGCHCSQSQFGCCGDGQTAAKGPEGAGCDCAASKHGCCPDGQTEATGEKFAGCADIPVNRQASCALKTDRGPCRNYSVSWYYDIEYGGCSRFWYGGCEGNGNRFSSQEECQDVCVHPSPKDACKLPKSKGACQGYNLHWYFDTDRQQCGQFVYGGCLGNDNNFETRDACQDQCEPARSGNQCHLPLERGSCAGNFNRWGYNKEAGRCEQFTWGGCEGNGNRFNSEAACVQKCDPPGALKQQDTCLLPAETGSCADYREKWYFDSAEQRCRQFYYGGCGGNDNNFNSQIECERRCRQAASTTTTPQPSAPEQFRNEFCFMEVDQGPCHEAEPRWAYDSARGACTQFQYGGCGGNRNNFPSREYCQYYCSPAQDVCQLPMSTGPCEASVMAWFYDASSDSCSQFTYGGCEGNGNRFQSRDECERRCRTGPAAPAPAETTTTAAAPTESIAPQCQSYPEPCTSTGEVWYYDQGRRECVPHQNQQYGAECRNTGVFQSQEACDRSCGAFRGLDVCNSPLDAGPCQAFETKIFFNQTAQACQAFTYGGCHGGPNRFSTVDECEQTCRPRTDGSDVCNMEQDSGSCDGYYIKWFYDRLRGDCGQFIYTGCGGNQNNFETQEACEGRCIYGQLQPTTALPPSTASQTVQQQVTVTPQATDPKCTTPESLEPCGFNSTVFYYDSTVQDCVAGNIGGCRHPNSYATEEQCQRECGLFRGLDVCRYNLDPGPCKASIPKYFYDPVTGACQIFAYGGCGGGPNRFSTVEECEKICTRGAVPACLEAVDTGREQCEEVPSRRWHFSALDNDCYAFVFSGCGGNGNNFRSYQDCLSDCEPYGINEVTECDAYIEECNQIRCEYGVQSVRTETGCERCLCAAAPSNCDAQARECAEIKCPFGVDKTVGEDNCERCTCKEHLCAGQVCPAGQRCVLDAYRDPVTQESRYNADCRTVNKPGLCPSEQLLATEQACRRECTDDADCRGVGKCCASGCSQLCVAPLASATTPYVPSTTGVPELPQAPQANPQTEPEVMSEENGKATLRCLFHGNPPPKITWQRGKVTIDGTVGRYRLLSDGALEIVQLYRNDSGVYICVANNGLGTARQEVRLQVNDPVERAAGIAGDAGAAVTGELGQALALRCLAYGYPTPTIAWYRGVSGPMVPFVSRQYEARGFVLQIRALDLETIGEYACQAYNGLGKPASWAVVVQAYQPDGQHIDSPFLVARESVVRVTPRLAYTEPTTAATTPEPEPEVPVYTVPVSTRLRATQNKFASGSELSIPCEVDGYPTPEVHWTKDGVRLQPSDRLQLSDARLTISQLAPADSGVYGCHAANAFSSHYATLQITVEGLYIPASCYDNPFFANCALIVSGHFCHHKYYSGFCCNSCVRSGQISIEEIQSLMSSKRRK from the exons GTTCTACGGCACCGGAGTCGGCACAGACGGCAGGGCGCGGGGCTGTACCTGGCGGCGTCCTACGTGCTGCCGGGGGGCGAGGGGGGCGGGGCGTGGGGCCCGTGGGGCGAGGTGTCTCCCTGCTCCCGGACCTGTGGGGGCGGCGTCGCCAGCCAGAAGCGGATATGCTTGGAGATCGG GCCAGACGGGCAGCCGCGGTGCGCAGGGGGGGACACCAAGTACTTCTCGTGCGAGACCCACGACTGCCCCGCCGGCGCCGCAGACTTCCGCAGCGAGCAGTGTGCAGAGTACAACAATGTCACCTTCAGGGGGGTCacgtataa CTGGATCCCCTACACCAAGGCTCCGAACCCGTGCGAGCTGAACTGCCGGCCGCGCGGGGAGCGCTTCTACTACCGCCAGGCGCGGCAGGTGGTGGACGGCACCAGGTGCAACGAGGAGTCCTTTGACGTCTGCGTCAATGGGGAGTGCCAG CCTGTAGGTTGTGACATGATGCTGGGTTCCAACGCCAAGGAAGACAAGTGCAGAGAGTGTCGTGGAAATGGAACAAACTGCCACACTGCCAACGGACGCATCGACAACCAAGATCTCACACAGG GCTACAACGATGTACTATTAATACCCCAGGGAGCTACTAATATCTACATTGCAGAAGTCAGAGCATCAAATAACTACCTCG CCCTAAGAAGTAAGCAGTACAACAATTACTACCTGAACGGTGACTACCACATCGACTTCCCGCGGTCGATCAGCATCGCCGGTGCCCTGTGGCAGTACGAACGCAGCCAGCAGGGCTTCCCGGCTCCAGACAAGCTGAGGTGCCTCGGGCCCACCAACGAACCTTTGTATCTTTCG CTGCTCCTTCAAGACGTGAACGTGGGTATCGAGTACGAGTACAGCATCCCCAAGTCCATCGCGCCACCCCCGAACCAGCAGTACAACTGGGTCTTTGACGAGTTCACGCCTTGCAGCGCGTCTTGTGGAGGAG GCATCCAATACCGCAACGTGACCTGCAGATCTCGGGAAGACCTGGACGTGGTCGACAGCAGCCTCTGCGACGAGGGTCTCAGACCAGCTACCAACCAGACTTGCGCCAACCACGCATGCGCTGCCAGATGGGTGGAAGGGCCCTGGAGTCCTTGTTCCAAGCCCTGCGGAGAAGCTGGCACCAGATCTCGAGCTGTGTACTGTGAGAAGGTTATTTCTAATGG CCGTGGCTCCGTGGTCGACGACAGTGAATGCTTCAACCAACTGGGACCGAAACCCGAGCTCTACCAAGAATGCAACAAGAACTCCGCGTGTCCATCTTGGTTCACTGGGCCTTGGAAAGCT TGTGACAAGCTTTGCGGTGAAGGCAAGCAGACGCGCCAAGTCGTATGCCACCAGAAGACCAACGGCAAGGTGGAGGTGTTCCCTGACAAGGAGTGTGCTGATGAGAAGCCTCCGAGTGAACAGAGCTGCATGATCCACCCGTGCGAAGGCGTCGACTGGGTCGTGTCTGATTGGGTTGGG TGCGACAGCTGCCTATCGAAGGAAAGGACGCGTCAAGCAGAGTGCGCGACTAAAGACCGGACTGTGGTGAATTCGACCTTCTGCTCCTACCATCCCATGCCGGTCCTGAAGGAAGACTGCGACAGGACCAAGCTGCCTCCTTGCACCGTGCAGTGGTACGCTACCCAGTGGAGTAAT TGTTCAGTGGAATGCGGTCACGGGGTGAAGGTCCGTCGCATCTTCTGTGGCCTCTTCGACGGGACTGCCGTCATCAAGGTAGACGATTCCCGTTGCAGCGAGGAAGAGAAGTACAACGAGACTACTCCCTGTGAGATCCCTGATGAGAAGTGTCCTGCTAAATGGTTCGGAGGACCCTGGTCTGAG TGCACAAAAGAGTGCGGCGGAGGCGAGCAGTTCCGCCACACGATGTGCCTGAAGGGCAGCCTGGAGGCCAGCGACTGCGACCCCGAGGCCGTGCTGGACTCCAGCCAGGCCTGCAACACACAGGCGTGCAATAAAG ATGAAATCATTCCGGTGGACTCGAAATCCACACCGATCATGGACGAGGACTATGAAGACGAGGAATGTGAAGAAGAAGAGGAAGAGTACCCCGAGGTCGGCGCTGAGGAGAGTCTGGAGGGAGAAGAAGATACCGCTTCTAGT GTCAGCGACATTATGTTCAGTGACAGCCCATCTACTGATATTACAG aagaAGGGTCTGGTATGGAAAGCACGTTATTCACAAGCTCCGATACTGAAACGTCCGACGAAGGTTCCGCATTCGGCTCCACAACTGAACTTGAGGAAAGCCTTCCAACAAGTGAGACCGTCAGTGAAGGTAGCACTGAATCAGTCAGCGAAGGCAGTACTGAGGCTGGAGAATCTTCCACTACTGAAGCAGGCATATCTGGATCTACTGAAACTTTGGAAACTGACGTCACATCATCATCGAGTGATGCCACAGAGGTCACTGGCGAATCTGATTCAACGACTGAAAGTTCGACCGATGTTACCGGTGCCACTGAAGAAAGTGGCTCTACCGAAGCTGGAGGTTCCACTGAGGCAAACACTG GTGCTTCAGATTCTACCGATCAGAGCACTACAGAAAGCGGCAGCAGTGAAGCATCTACTGAATCAGCCAGCGAAGCTACTTCGGAAAGTTCAACTATCGAAG AATCTACAACGGAAGGATCTACGGAAAGCAGTACTGACGGCGCTAGCACAACGGATAGTGGATCAACAGAAAGCTCAACATCCGCATCAGAATCTTCAGACTCAGCCAGTTCTGTAACAACTGAAGAATCATCTACAGACTTTGCCGGCACTACAGAAGACGCTGAGATTACGGAATCATCAGGAGCAACTGAAGCAAGTGCTTCTGAAGGCTCAACTGAAACAGAAGTTACTGAAAGTGCAATCACAGAAGTTACAGAAAGCGGAGCTACCGATGTTACTGGAAGTGAGGCTACTGAAGAAACCGGTGGTAGTACAGTCACAGAGAGTACGGAAGAGACTGGTAGTACGGTTACCGAGGAAACTGGAAGTACTGTTACGGAAGAGACAGAAGAAACAGGAGGTAGCACAGCCACCGAAGAAACAGGTAGCACAGTTACTGAAGAATCTGTTGCCACTGAATCTGAAGGCTCAACAGTTACAGAAG AAACCGAGGCAACGAGCGAATTATCATCAAAATCAACAA CACCTTGGGACTGGTACTCCACCGTGGAGGGGACCACCAAGCACAAGGTGTGCAAGCCGAGGAAGAAGAAGGCCAAGTGCAAGAAATCCAAGTTCGGATGCTGTCCCGACAAGAGGACCCCTGCCGCTGGACCGTTCGATGAAG GTTGCCCCAACCCCAAGACCTGCAAAGAGTCGAAATACGGCTGCTGTCCCGACGGCGTTTCACCAGCTCAAGGAGAGAAGAACGAGGAGTGCCCGCAACCTCCTTGCAAGGAAACTCTTTACGGATGCTGCAAGAGCGACAACAAGACTCCTGCAGAAGGGAATAATGAGGAGGGATGCCCACCGCCACCGCCTAAGTGCAAGTCTTCGAA ATATGGCTGCTGTAAAGATGGAAAAACTGAAGCTACAGGACCTAAGAAGAAGGGATGTCCAGAGACAGCACCAAAGAAGGGCACCAAGGGTTGTGCGGCATCACCTCACGGCTGCTGCTCCGATGGAAAGACTGAGGCCACCGGACCAAACGGCGCTGGCTGCCCCTGCAACATTACTGAATTCGGCTGCTGTCCTGATAATGTTTCACCAG CTCGCGGTCCTCAAATGGAAGGCTGTGTGATGTCCTGCAACACGTCAGCGTACGGGTGCTGCCCAGACGGCGAGACTCCGGCCCACGGGCCCGACAACGAGGGCTGCTGCTTGCTGTACAGCTTCGGATGCTGCCCCGACAACTACAAGCCGGCTGAAGGGCCTCAGTTGCAAG GTTGTGGATGCCAATACGCCAAATTTGGATGCTGCCCTGACAATATTACGATCGCCCATGGAACCAACAAGGAAGGCTGCGGGTGCCAATACACCCAACATGGCTGCTGTCCTGACAG GCACACTGAAGCAGCTGGACCCAACTATGAAGGTTGCGGCTGCCACACTTACCAGTTCGGCTGCTGCCCAGATGGCACCACTATCGCAAAGGGTCCCAACCTATACGGCTGCCATTGCTCGCAGTCACAATTTGGCTGCTGCGGTGATGGCCAGACGGCGGCCAAGGGACCGGAGGGTGCTGGGTGCGATTGCGCAGCCAGTAAACATGGATGCTGCCCAGACGGACAGACTGAGGCTACCGGAGAGAAGTTCGCTGGTTGTGCTGATATTCCTGTTAATAGACAAG CAAGCTGTGCTTTGAAGACCGACCGCGGTCCATGCCGTAACTACTCAGTCAGTTGGTACTACGACATCGAATATGGTGGCTGTTCACGATTCTGGTACGGAGGCTGCGAAGGAAATGGAAACCGGTTCAGCTCCCAAGAGGAATGTCAAGACGTCTGCGTGCACCCAAGTCCAAAAG ACGCCTGCAAGCTACCCAAGTCCAAGGGTGCCTGTCAAGGCTACAACCTGCATTGGTACTTCGACACGGACCGTCAGCAATGCGGCCAGTTCGTGTACGGAGGGTGCCTCGGTAACGACAACAACTTCGAGACCCGAGACGCTTGCCAGGATCAGTGCGAGCCGGCACGAAGTGGAA ACCAATGTCACTTACCTCTGGAGCGCGGTTCATGTGCCGGCAACTTCAACCGATGGGGCTACAACAAGGAGGCGGGCCGGTGCGAGCAGTTCACATGGGGAGGCTGCGAAGGAAACGGAAACAGGTTTAATTCTGAAGCTGCTTGCGTACAGAAGTGCGATCCGCCGGGAGCTCTTAAAC AACAAGACACTTGTCTGCTGCCCGCGGAAACTGGCTCTTGCGCCGACTACAGAGAAAAGTGGTACTTCGATTCTGCTGAACAAAG ATGTCGCCAGTTCTACTACGGCGGTTGCGGCGGGAACGACAACAACTTCAACAGCCAGATTGAGTGCGAGCGGCGCTGCCGGCAGGCGGCCTCCACCACCACCACGCCACAGCCGTCAGCCCCTGAACAGTTCAGGAATG AGTTTTGCTTCATGGAAGTGGACCAGGGTCCTTGCCACGAAGCGGAGCCGCGCTGGGCGTACGACAGCGCGCGCGGCGCCTGCACGCAGTTCCAGTACGGAGGCTGCGGCGGGAACAGGAACAACTTCCCCAGCCGGGAATACTGCCAGTACTACTGCTCGCCTGCCCAGG ATGTGTGCCAGCTGCCGATGTCCACTGGCCCGTGCGAGGCGTCAGTGATGGCGTGGTTCTACGACGCGTCTTCAGACAGCTGCAGCCAGTTCACTTACGGAGGATGCGAGGGCAACGGCAACAG ATTCCAGTCCCGAGATGAATGTGAAAGACGCTGCAGAACCGGCCCAGCGGCTCCTGCTCCGGCTGAAACCACCACCACTGCGGCAGCGCCTACG GAGTCCATAGCGCCGCAATGCCAGTCGTACCCCGAGCCGTGCACGTCGACAGGCGAGGTCTGGTACTACGACCAGGGCCGGCGCGAGTGCGTGCCGCATCAGAACCAGCAGTACGGGGCGGAGTGCAGGAACACCGGCGTGTTCCAGTCCCAGGAGGCCTGCGACAGGTCTTGTGGTGCCTTTAGAGGACTTG ACGTGTGCAACTCCCCGCTGGACGCCGGTCCGTGCCAGGCGTTCGAGACGAAGATCTTCTTCAACCAGACGGCGCAGGCGTGCCAGGCGTTCACGTACGGAGGCTGCCACGGCGGGCCCAACCGCTTCTCCACCGTGGACGAGTGCGAGCAGACTTGCCGGCCGAGGACAGACGGTAGTG ACGTGTGCAACATGGAGCAGGACTCGGGCAGCTGCGACGGCTACTACATCAAGTGGTTCTACGACCGCCTGCGCGGGGACTGCGGACAGTTCATCTACACCGGCTGCGGAGGCAACCAGAACAA CTTCGAGACACAGGAGGCTTGCGAGGGCCGCTGCATCTATGGTCAGCTGCAGCCCACGACCGCCCTCCCACCGTCCACCGCCTCCCAGACCGTGCAGCAACAAGTCACTGTCACTCCACAG GCGACGGACCCGAAATGCACGACACCAGAATCTCTGGAGCCCTGTGGCTTCAACAGCACGGTGTTCTACTACGACTCGACGGTTCAGGACTGCGTGGCCGGCAACATCGGCGGCTGCAGACACCCCAACAGCTACGCTACTGAGGAGCAGTGCCAGAGGGAGTGCGGACTTTTCAGAGGACTGG ACGTATGCCGTTACAACCTGGACCCCGGTCCATGCAAGGCGTCGATCCCCAAGTACTTCTACGATCCGGTGACGGGCGCCTGCCAGATCTTCGCTTAcggcggctgcggcggcgggcCCAACCGCTTCTCTACCGTCGAGGAGTGCGAGAAAATCTGCACAAGAGGTGCAG TGCCGGCCTGCTTGGAGGCTGTGGACACGGGCCGAGAGCAGTGCGAGGAGGTACCCTCGAGGAGGTGGCACTTCAGCGCGCTGGACAATGACTGCTACGCCTTCGTGTTCTCCGGCTGCGGCGGCAACGGCAACAACTTCCGCTCCTACCAGGACTGTCTGAGCGACTGCGAGCCTTACG GTATAAACGAAGTGACGGAGTGTGATGCGTACATCGAGGAGTGCAACCAGATCCGCTGCGAGTACGGAGTGCAGAGCGTGCGCACGGAGACAGGCTGTGAGCGCTGTCTgtgcgccgccgcgcccagcAACTGCGATGCGCAGGCGCGGGAGTGCGCAGAGATCAAGTGTCCCTTCGGAGTGGACAAGACCGTTGGAGAGGATAACTGTGAAAG ATGCACGTGCAAGGAGCACCTGTGCGCCGGGCAGGTGTGCCCCGCGGGACAGCGCTGCGTGCTGGACGCCTACCGCGACCCCGTCACCCAGGAGTCCAGATACAACGCCGACTGCAGGACAG TCAACAAGCCAGGCCTGTGTCCATCGGAGCAGCTGCTGGCCACGGAGCAGGCGTGCCGGCGCGAGTGCACGGACGACGCGGACTGCCGCGGGGTCGGCAAGTGCTGCGCGAGCGGGTGCAGCCAGCTGTGCGTGGCGCCGCTGGCCTCCGCCACCACGCCCTACGTGCCCAGTACTACTGGGGTACCTG AGCTGCCGCAAGCGCCTCAAGCGAACCCGCAGACGGAGCCGGAGGTGATGTCGGAGGAGAACGGCAAGGCCACGCTGCGCTGCCTGTTCCACGGCAACCCGCCGCCCAAGATCACCTGGCAACGTGGGAAGGTCACG ATCGACGGCACGGTGGGCCGCTACCGGCTGCTGTCGGACGGCGCGCTGGAGATCGTGCAGCTGTACCGCAACGACTCGGGGGTCTACATCTGCGTCGCCAACAACGGGCTCGGCACTGCCCGGCAGGAGGTGCGCCTGCAAGTTAATG ATCCGGTGGAGCGCGCGGCCGGCATCGCGGGCGACGCGGGCGCGGCGGTCACGGGCGAGCTGGGCCAGGCGCTGGCGCTGCGCTGCCTCGCCTACGGCTACCCGACGCCCACCATCGCCTGGTACCGCGGCGTCAGCGGGCCCATGGTGCCCTTCGTGAGCAGACAGTACGAAGCGCGTGGATTCGTCCTGCAAATCCGAGCATTAGACCTGGAGACGATTGGAGAGTACGCGTGTCAAGCGTACAACGGGCTGGGCAAGCCGGCGTCGTGGGCCGTGGTGGTGCAGGCGTACCAGCCGGACGGGCAGCACATCGACAGCCCCTTCCTGGTGGCGCGGGAGAGCGTGGTGCGGGTCACCCCGCGGCTGGCCTACACCGAGCCGACCACCGCCGCCACCACGCCCGAGCCCGAGCCAGAGGTGCCCGTCTACACCG TGCCGGTGTCGACTCGCCTGCGGGCAACCCAGAACAAGTTCGCGTCAGGCTCCGAGTTGTCTATCCCGTGTGAGGTGGACGGGTACCCGACTCCTGAAGTACACTGGACTAAGGATGGCGTGAGACTGCAGCCCAGCGACCGCCTGCAACTGTCAG ACGCGCGGCTCACTATCTCGCAACTGGCGCCGGCTGACAGCGGCGTGTACGGCTGCCACGCCGCCAACGCCTTCAGCTCGCACTACGCCACCCTGCAGATCACCGTCGAAG GGCTGTACATCCCGGCGTCGTGCTACGACAATCCTTTCTTCGCCAACTGCGCGCTCATCGTCAGCGGACACTTCTGCCACCACAAGTACTACTCCGG ATTCTGTTGCAACTCGTGCGTGCGGTCCGGGCAGATCTCCATCGAGGAGATTCAGTCCCTCATGAGCAGCAAGCGCAGGAAGTAG